A genomic segment from Flavobacterium inviolabile encodes:
- a CDS encoding DUF6705 family protein, which yields MKKTLVIIVLLINTIVSYSQNQYPLYLSSDAITGGYYKDIDNDLNKFQGTWKYSDGTTSLTIVLKKKNQVTVPYGDYMTDILVGEYSFVYNGTQQTNTLNSLEQNATTYGANNIYATIIRRCDECLPGQRKVVIGIFKDPVVEYLGARMSLSYYTENGTEKLKLGLKPETYVYTDELPPIPAGYESVPIGKYILTKQP from the coding sequence ATGAAAAAAACACTTGTAATAATAGTACTTCTCATCAATACCATTGTAAGTTATTCTCAAAATCAATATCCGCTATATCTTTCTTCCGATGCGATCACCGGGGGATATTATAAAGACATTGACAATGATCTGAATAAATTTCAGGGGACATGGAAATATAGCGATGGAACCACTTCATTAACCATAGTACTAAAGAAGAAAAATCAAGTGACTGTTCCTTACGGGGATTATATGACCGATATACTGGTAGGTGAATATTCATTTGTCTACAATGGAACACAGCAGACCAATACGCTTAACAGTCTTGAACAAAATGCAACAACCTACGGGGCAAATAATATTTATGCTACAATTATCAGGAGATGTGACGAATGCTTACCGGGACAGCGTAAAGTAGTAATAGGAATATTTAAGGACCCTGTAGTTGAGTATTTGGGAGCACGAATGAGTTTATCATATTATACAGAAAATGGCACAGAAAAGCTGAAACTGGGGTTAAAGCCGGAAACATACGTATATACCGACGAACTTCCGCCAATACCCGCAGGATACGAAAGTGTACCTATTGGAAAATACATTTTGACGAAACAGCCGTAA
- a CDS encoding isoaspartyl peptidase/L-asparaginase family protein, which yields MGNRRNFIKTTAMASVAVALQSFKAQKTADSIPAAGKVKKPIVLSTWRFGIAANEAAWEVLKNNGRALDAVEAGVKVPEGDPNERSVGYGGRPDRDGRVTLDACIMDEFSNIGSVACLEHIKHPISVARAVMEKTPHVMLVGEGALQFALLQGYKKENLLVEASEKEWREWLKTSNYKPVANIENHDTIGMIALDGAGNLSGACTTSGMAFKMHGRVGDSPIIGAGLYVDNEIGAATATGHGEEVIRIAGCHLVVELMRQGRSPQQACEEAVSRIVKLTKNRNKDLKDIQVGFIALNKKGEHGAYCVQGGFNYAKYDNSGNRLIDADYFFK from the coding sequence ATGGGAAACAGAAGAAACTTTATAAAAACTACGGCAATGGCATCGGTAGCTGTTGCGTTACAATCCTTTAAAGCGCAGAAAACGGCAGACAGTATTCCGGCAGCCGGAAAAGTTAAAAAACCGATCGTGCTTTCCACCTGGCGATTTGGTATTGCTGCCAATGAAGCTGCCTGGGAAGTGCTTAAGAATAACGGCAGGGCTCTGGATGCGGTAGAAGCCGGGGTGAAAGTACCCGAAGGCGACCCAAACGAACGAAGTGTAGGCTATGGCGGACGACCGGACAGGGACGGACGCGTAACCCTGGATGCCTGTATCATGGATGAATTTTCCAATATCGGTTCTGTTGCCTGCCTGGAACATATTAAACATCCCATATCGGTAGCCAGAGCCGTTATGGAAAAAACACCACACGTCATGCTGGTAGGTGAAGGTGCTTTGCAATTTGCCCTTTTACAGGGATATAAAAAAGAAAACCTGCTGGTGGAGGCATCCGAAAAAGAATGGAGGGAATGGCTGAAAACCAGTAACTATAAACCCGTTGCCAATATTGAAAATCACGATACTATTGGAATGATTGCCCTTGACGGGGCCGGTAACCTGTCCGGTGCCTGTACAACAAGCGGTATGGCATTTAAAATGCATGGTAGGGTGGGTGATTCACCTATCATCGGAGCCGGATTGTATGTAGACAATGAAATAGGTGCTGCCACAGCCACCGGTCACGGTGAAGAAGTGATCCGGATTGCCGGCTGTCATCTGGTTGTCGAACTGATGCGGCAGGGAAGATCGCCGCAACAGGCCTGCGAAGAAGCAGTGTCCAGAATTGTAAAACTAACCAAAAACAGAAATAAGGACCTGAAAGATATCCAGGTCGGGTTTATTGCGCTGAACAAAAAAGGAGAACACGGAGCTTATTGTGTTCAGGGCGGATTTAACTATGCGAAATATGATAATTCCGGAAACCGCTTAATTGATGCGGATTATTTTTTTAAGTAA
- a CDS encoding beta-mannosidase, which yields MGKIVFRCLIVLLPFLLQAQVLEKDLSHEKWVFKKKGTTSWLTAKVPGTVHTDLRENGVIPEPFFADNEKKLQWIENEDWECQTTFTLTKEEIAQENVELQFDGLDTYAKVYLNDKLILEANNMFRTWKVAVSKELKAGTNTLYILFESAVKKGKSEASKLPYILPGDEKVFTRKAQYQYGWDWGPRLVTAGIWKPVTLRFWNTGKINTIRYAQKILQEDKALLAFTVTVDSRKTGTFYLTINERQTKVRLKKGSNTIEMEYPIENPKRWWTNGLGEAHLYPFSVSLADHKKKTLATKSLQIGLRTVELVQEKDDKGKSFYFKLNGVPVFMKGANYIPVNSFLPQAGKKSYDNIVKDAKEANMNMLRVWGGGVYADDAFYDACDQNGILVWQDFMFACAMYPGDASFLDNVKKETIDNVNRLQHHASIALWCGNNENDEGWQNWGWQKQYQYTAADSTKIRNDYKKLFHEVIPQTLDSLLGKEKNIYWPSSPSIGWGKEQSLREGDSHYWGVWWGMEPFEIYKDKVGRFMSEYGFQSMPDRSTFKAIANPDDRNLESEAVKNHQKHPTGYQTIKTYMARDFVVPDAFEDYIYVSQLLQAEGMKTAIEAHRRAKPYCMGTLYWQFNDCWPVTSWSSVDFNGNWKALHYQVQKSFENIILSVNKEADDYAVFIVSDLLTPQQGTLEMELLDFKGRVLFQEKQAVTFAGNSSAKQAVLNAKTLARYNTKEIVLSVRLQLQDGSIKNALYYFEKNKDLLLPKPTITIQKKDAGTLEITTDVLAKNIQLSAEGTHFSDNYFDLLPQEKRLIKMTGEGKLPDCKNLYEVQSKK from the coding sequence ATGGGAAAGATCGTGTTTCGATGCCTGATCGTTTTACTGCCATTCCTGCTGCAGGCCCAGGTTTTGGAAAAAGACTTAAGTCACGAAAAATGGGTTTTTAAAAAAAAGGGAACAACCAGCTGGTTAACAGCTAAAGTACCGGGAACGGTCCACACGGATTTACGAGAAAACGGCGTGATACCGGAACCCTTTTTTGCAGATAATGAAAAAAAGTTACAGTGGATTGAAAACGAAGACTGGGAGTGTCAAACCACTTTTACACTCACAAAAGAAGAAATAGCACAGGAAAATGTTGAATTGCAATTTGACGGACTGGACACCTATGCCAAAGTTTATTTAAACGACAAGCTCATACTGGAAGCGAATAATATGTTCCGGACATGGAAAGTCGCAGTCAGTAAGGAACTGAAAGCCGGAACGAATACGCTGTATATCCTGTTTGAATCGGCTGTTAAAAAAGGAAAATCGGAAGCCTCAAAATTACCCTATATCTTACCCGGAGATGAAAAAGTGTTCACCCGGAAAGCCCAATACCAGTATGGATGGGATTGGGGACCGCGCCTGGTTACCGCCGGAATCTGGAAGCCTGTAACCCTCCGGTTCTGGAATACCGGAAAGATCAATACCATCCGGTATGCCCAAAAAATATTGCAGGAGGATAAGGCGCTTTTAGCGTTTACCGTTACGGTTGACAGCCGGAAAACCGGAACCTTTTATTTGACAATCAACGAGCGGCAGACAAAAGTCCGTTTGAAGAAAGGCAGCAATACTATAGAAATGGAATATCCTATAGAAAACCCTAAAAGATGGTGGACAAACGGTTTGGGCGAAGCACATCTGTATCCTTTTTCGGTAAGCCTGGCAGATCATAAAAAGAAAACCCTTGCAACAAAATCTTTGCAGATCGGTTTGCGAACGGTTGAGCTGGTTCAGGAAAAAGATGATAAAGGAAAAAGTTTTTACTTTAAACTAAACGGCGTTCCTGTTTTTATGAAGGGTGCCAATTATATCCCGGTAAACAGCTTCCTGCCGCAAGCCGGCAAAAAAAGTTATGACAACATTGTAAAAGATGCAAAAGAAGCAAACATGAACATGCTCCGCGTTTGGGGCGGCGGGGTGTATGCCGATGACGCTTTTTATGATGCCTGTGATCAAAACGGGATACTGGTCTGGCAGGATTTTATGTTTGCCTGTGCGATGTATCCCGGTGATGCTTCGTTTTTGGATAATGTAAAAAAAGAAACAATCGACAACGTGAACCGGTTGCAGCATCATGCTTCGATTGCACTATGGTGCGGGAACAACGAAAATGATGAAGGCTGGCAAAACTGGGGCTGGCAAAAACAATATCAATATACCGCTGCGGATTCCACAAAAATCCGGAACGACTATAAAAAACTGTTTCACGAAGTCATACCGCAAACGCTGGACAGCCTGTTGGGTAAAGAGAAAAACATTTACTGGCCGTCTTCGCCTTCCATTGGGTGGGGGAAAGAACAAAGCCTGCGTGAAGGCGATTCCCATTATTGGGGTGTTTGGTGGGGAATGGAACCGTTTGAAATATACAAAGACAAAGTTGGCCGGTTCATGTCGGAATACGGATTCCAATCCATGCCCGATCGGAGTACTTTTAAAGCAATAGCGAATCCAGACGACCGGAACCTGGAATCGGAAGCTGTGAAAAACCATCAGAAACATCCAACGGGTTATCAAACGATAAAAACCTATATGGCGCGTGATTTTGTCGTTCCGGATGCATTTGAGGATTATATATACGTTTCGCAATTGCTGCAGGCAGAAGGCATGAAAACAGCTATAGAGGCACATCGCAGGGCAAAGCCGTATTGTATGGGAACTTTGTACTGGCAGTTCAACGACTGCTGGCCGGTGACCTCGTGGAGTTCCGTTGACTTTAACGGGAACTGGAAAGCACTGCACTATCAGGTACAAAAGAGTTTTGAGAACATAATCCTGTCGGTAAACAAAGAAGCAGATGATTATGCGGTTTTTATTGTCAGCGATTTGCTGACTCCGCAACAGGGAACGCTGGAAATGGAACTGCTGGATTTTAAAGGCAGGGTGCTGTTTCAGGAAAAACAGGCAGTAACATTTGCTGGAAACAGCAGTGCAAAACAGGCTGTGCTGAATGCCAAGACCCTGGCGCGTTACAATACTAAAGAAATAGTCTTGTCCGTCCGGTTGCAGCTTCAGGATGGCAGTATAAAAAATGCCTTGTACTATTTTGAGAAAAACAAGGATTTGCTGTTGCCGAAACCTACTATTACCATTCAGAAAAAGGATGCCGGAACACTCGAAATTACTACCGATGTTTTGGCGAAAAATATTCAGCTGTCGGCAGAGGGAACCCATTTTAGTGATAACTACTTTGACCTGTTACCCCAAGAAAAACGACTTATAAAAATGACGGGTGAAGGAAAGCTGCCAGACTGCAAAAACCTTTACGAAGTACAGTCTAAAAAATAA
- a CDS encoding copper homeostasis protein CutC, which translates to MRKLEIACFNPESAVIAQQGGADRVELCDTIQEGGTTPAYAITEQARTALAIDLFVMIRPRGGNFVYSETELEQMRSDIRQFKKMGVNGFVFGVLTDNNAIDIAINTELVTLASPLPCTFHRAFDEVPDVSRALEEVIECGFQTVLTSGGAKNVTEGSNTLSGLVTRAANRIVIMPGGGLRSTNIRSLMETTKAAYYHSSAITDATAVASIDEVVALKKNLQ; encoded by the coding sequence ATGAGAAAATTAGAAATAGCCTGTTTTAATCCGGAATCGGCCGTGATTGCACAACAAGGCGGAGCAGACAGGGTAGAACTCTGCGATACGATACAGGAAGGCGGAACCACGCCGGCCTATGCCATAACGGAACAGGCAAGAACAGCACTGGCAATCGATCTTTTTGTGATGATTCGTCCGCGGGGCGGAAACTTTGTCTATTCCGAAACGGAGCTGGAACAGATGCGGTCGGATATCCGCCAATTTAAAAAAATGGGCGTTAACGGATTTGTATTTGGTGTCTTAACGGATAACAATGCCATCGATATCGCGATTAATACCGAACTGGTAACTTTGGCAAGTCCGTTACCTTGCACGTTTCATCGCGCTTTTGATGAAGTTCCGGATGTATCCCGGGCTTTGGAAGAAGTGATCGAATGCGGATTTCAGACGGTTTTAACTTCTGGCGGCGCCAAAAATGTAACGGAAGGCAGCAATACCTTATCCGGATTGGTTACCCGGGCAGCAAACCGTATTGTGATCATGCCCGGCGGCGGACTGCGTTCCACGAATATCCGGTCGCTTATGGAAACGACCAAAGCGGCTTATTACCACTCCTCGGCAATTACCGATGCAACGGCTGTTGCCAGTATTGATGAGGTTGTGGCGCTCAAAAAAAACCTGCAATAA
- a CDS encoding deoxynucleoside kinase, giving the protein MHIAVAGNIGAGKTTLTRLLAKHFKWEPHFEDVVDNPYLDDFYHQMDRWSFNLQIYFLNSRFRQVLQIRESGKKIIQDRTIYEDAHIFAPNLHAMGLMTNRDFSNYTSLFELMEGLVAPPDLLIYLRSSIPNLVNQIHKRGREYENTISIDYLSRLNERYEAWIQTYTKGKLLIIDVDNINFVDNPEDLGNIINRIDAEINGLF; this is encoded by the coding sequence ATGCATATAGCTGTAGCAGGAAACATTGGCGCCGGAAAAACAACATTAACCCGACTTTTAGCAAAACATTTCAAATGGGAACCCCATTTTGAAGATGTGGTTGACAATCCTTATCTGGACGATTTTTACCACCAAATGGATCGTTGGTCTTTTAACCTTCAGATTTATTTCTTAAACAGTCGTTTCCGCCAGGTTTTACAAATTCGCGAAAGCGGTAAAAAAATCATACAGGACAGAACCATATATGAAGATGCACATATTTTTGCACCCAATCTTCATGCTATGGGATTAATGACAAATCGTGATTTCAGCAATTATACGTCTCTTTTCGAATTAATGGAAGGTTTGGTCGCTCCGCCGGATCTATTGATCTATCTGCGCAGTTCCATTCCGAACCTGGTTAACCAGATCCATAAAAGAGGACGTGAATATGAAAACACCATTTCTATTGATTATTTAAGCCGGTTAAACGAGCGTTATGAAGCCTGGATCCAAACGTATACCAAAGGAAAATTGCTGATCATCGATGTAGACAATATCAATTTTGTAGACAATCCGGAAGATCTTGGAAACATCATCAACCGAATTGATGCCGAAATCAACGGTTTATTTTAG